In the Polyangiaceae bacterium genome, CCGAGCGCGCTGCCATCGTCAGCGCAACCAAGGGCATCGAAAACGAGTCCTTGATGTTGATGAGTGAGGTGCTCACCGACGTGTTGGGACCCGGCGCGGGGGCGCGCTCGGCGTTCCTGTCGGGGCCGAGCTTTGCAAAAGAGGTGGCGGAGGAGCACCCCACCAACGTCGTCGTCGCGGGAGTGGACGAAGCGCTGGTACGCACGGTGCAGGAGCGATTCGCGACGGATCGCTTTCGGGTCTACGCGAGCGACGATCCCGTCGGCGTGGAGGTGGGCGGCGCGCTCAAGAACGTGATCGCGATCGCCGCGGGGGCTTGCGACGGACTGGGATTCGGGCACAACACCCGCGCTGCGCTGATCACGCGAGGTCTCGCCGAAATTGCCCGTTTGGCGGTGGCCAAGGGTGGGAACCCTCAGACTCTCTCCGGACTGTCGGGCATGGGCGACCTGGTGTTGACCTGCACCGGCGAGCTGAGTCGCAACCGTACCGTTGGTGTTCGCATGGGACGGGGAAGCTCCTTGCAGGATGTGCTCGCATCCCTCGGACACGTTGCGGAGGGTGTAAAGACTGCGCGCTCGACGTACTTCTTGGCTCAGCGCCTCGAGGTCGAGCTCCCGATCTGCAACGAGGTGTACCGAGTGCTCTACGAAGACAAGCCGCCGGAACTCGCTGTGCGCGACGTCCTGACCCGTCCGCTCAAGAAAGAGTTCTGGTGATCTTGTCCCACAATGTGCGCAGCGGGCTTGCCGGGCGCCCTTCAGGCGCGTCCTCGCAGGCGAGCTGACCGGCTCTCGGCAGCGTCCTGCGGTATACTGCCGGTCGATGCCTTGGATTCGCCGCCTCGTCGGTGTCGTGCTCACGACGAGCGCTATCGCGGGAGTCGGGGCGTGCTCCTTGTCCTCCCTCGACGACTTGAAGCAGAACGCCCAGAGCAGCGGAGACTCCGGACCGATGGACGGTGGCGCCGGGGCCGATGGTGGTGGCGACGCGGCGACGTGCTCCAGCTGCATGAGTCTCGGTGCCCAATGCGGCGAGCTCGCCGATGGTTGCGGTGGCGTGCTGTCCTGTGGCAGTTGCACGGGCGAGGAATTCTGTGGCGGTGGGGGGCCGTATCAATGCGGCACCACGGAATGCAAGCCGGTGACCTGCGCCGCCGTGGGCGCCAATTGCGGGACAATCAGTGACGGCTGTAGCGCGGTCTTGGACTGCGGCGCCTGCACCGCGCCGAACAGTTGCGGTGGCGGTGGAGTTGCCAACGTCTGCGGTTGTACACCCAAGACCTGCGCCGAGCTGGGAGCTACCTGCGGCACCAT is a window encoding:
- a CDS encoding NAD(P)H-dependent glycerol-3-phosphate dehydrogenase is translated as MNKVAVMGAGAWGTALSLLLARQGERVTLWSWQVEHARSLQAHRENREFFPGVPLHEGIVVTSDASEALEQADLCVLVVPSHAMRPTLEGLRGAIPERAAIVSATKGIENESLMLMSEVLTDVLGPGAGARSAFLSGPSFAKEVAEEHPTNVVVAGVDEALVRTVQERFATDRFRVYASDDPVGVEVGGALKNVIAIAAGACDGLGFGHNTRAALITRGLAEIARLAVAKGGNPQTLSGLSGMGDLVLTCTGELSRNRTVGVRMGRGSSLQDVLASLGHVAEGVKTARSTYFLAQRLEVELPICNEVYRVLYEDKPPELAVRDVLTRPLKKEFW